Proteins from one Candidatus Nitrospira nitrosa genomic window:
- the purL gene encoding phosphoribosylformylglycinamidine synthase subunit PurL produces the protein MPPITQDLIAQHNLTSEEYQKIVAILGREPNITELGMFSVMWSEHCSYKSSRVHLKKLPTTGPRVVQGPGENAGAVDIGDGLCVVFKMESHNHPSFIEPYQGAATGVGGILRDIFTMGARPIALLDSLRFGELHSPKNRHLMKGVVSGIAGYGNCMGVPTVGGEIVFNDIYALNPLVNVFCLGIAKKDRIFRGTAAGVGNPVIYFGSKTGRDGIHGATMASDSFDDTSEQKRPTVQVGDPFTEKLLLEACLELMERDLLVGIQDMGAAGLTSSSCEMASRAGNGIELDLTVVPRREPGMTPYEIMLSESQERMLMVAKAGKEEECVAVCRKWDLDVAVVGKVTADGILRVMDQGVVVAEIPAKALADDGPRYERPYQPPAYQDMLTNLNYDLIPDIKDGNGALLALLESPTIASKRWVYEQYDHMVRTNTMVRPGSDSAVVRIKGTNKAVAMTVDCNSRYCLLNPYEGARLAVAEAARNLVCSGAAPIGLTDCLNFGNPERPDIMWQFVMAIEGMKDACERFQIPIVSGNVSFYNETNGLSIYPTPMLGMVGLIEDAERTMTQWFKSEGDDIILLGPTREDLGGSEYLKVVQAREQGSPPYLNLDTEKGLQDCVLSLIRGGLLQSAHDCSDGGIAVALAESCISGSEGTRGAVVTLPKGRLRNDAVLFGESQSRVVISVKPSQRQAVLDHAKSSGVPADVIGRVSGDRLVISVRHEGTEECLIDQPVSGLLDRWAYALERSLNHV, from the coding sequence ATGCCCCCTATCACCCAAGACCTTATCGCTCAGCATAATCTGACCAGCGAGGAATACCAAAAAATCGTCGCTATCCTTGGGCGTGAGCCGAACATCACGGAACTCGGGATGTTTTCCGTGATGTGGTCCGAGCACTGCTCGTACAAAAGTTCGCGAGTGCACTTGAAGAAATTGCCGACGACCGGACCGCGTGTCGTTCAGGGGCCAGGCGAAAACGCTGGTGCGGTCGATATTGGCGATGGGCTCTGTGTGGTCTTCAAGATGGAATCGCATAACCATCCCTCGTTCATCGAGCCCTATCAAGGTGCGGCAACCGGGGTCGGCGGCATTCTGCGCGATATCTTCACAATGGGTGCGAGGCCGATTGCGTTGCTGGACTCCCTCCGGTTTGGAGAACTGCATTCGCCAAAGAATCGGCATCTCATGAAAGGGGTGGTCTCCGGCATTGCCGGCTACGGCAATTGCATGGGAGTGCCGACCGTGGGGGGAGAGATCGTCTTTAACGACATCTATGCGCTCAATCCGTTGGTCAATGTGTTTTGTCTGGGGATTGCCAAAAAAGACAGGATTTTCCGTGGTACGGCGGCCGGCGTCGGGAATCCTGTGATCTATTTCGGTTCCAAAACAGGCCGTGACGGGATTCATGGCGCGACGATGGCAAGCGACTCGTTCGACGACACCTCTGAACAAAAGCGTCCGACCGTGCAGGTCGGTGATCCCTTTACCGAGAAACTATTGTTGGAGGCCTGCCTTGAGTTGATGGAACGGGATCTCCTCGTCGGGATTCAAGACATGGGAGCGGCTGGGCTGACAAGCTCTTCCTGCGAAATGGCCTCCCGCGCCGGCAATGGGATCGAGTTGGATCTCACGGTCGTGCCTCGACGCGAGCCTGGGATGACACCGTATGAAATCATGCTGTCCGAGTCTCAAGAGCGCATGTTGATGGTGGCAAAAGCCGGCAAGGAAGAGGAATGTGTTGCGGTGTGCCGGAAGTGGGATCTGGATGTAGCAGTGGTTGGGAAGGTGACTGCCGACGGAATCTTGCGCGTCATGGATCAAGGAGTGGTTGTTGCCGAGATCCCAGCAAAAGCCTTGGCTGACGACGGTCCTCGCTACGAACGGCCCTACCAGCCTCCGGCGTATCAAGATATGTTGACCAATCTGAATTATGACCTGATTCCCGACATCAAGGATGGGAATGGAGCGTTATTGGCATTGCTTGAATCTCCCACGATCGCCAGTAAGCGGTGGGTCTATGAACAGTACGATCATATGGTGCGGACCAACACAATGGTCCGTCCGGGATCCGATTCGGCAGTGGTGCGGATCAAGGGCACGAACAAAGCGGTGGCCATGACGGTCGATTGCAACAGCCGGTATTGTCTGTTGAATCCCTATGAAGGCGCGCGTCTCGCTGTGGCCGAAGCAGCGCGGAATCTTGTCTGTTCTGGAGCCGCCCCGATCGGGTTGACTGACTGTCTTAATTTCGGCAATCCGGAGCGTCCCGATATTATGTGGCAGTTCGTGATGGCGATCGAGGGCATGAAGGATGCCTGCGAGCGGTTCCAGATCCCCATTGTGAGCGGGAATGTCAGCTTTTATAACGAAACGAACGGGCTCTCCATCTACCCCACCCCCATGCTGGGCATGGTCGGACTGATCGAGGATGCAGAGCGGACAATGACCCAGTGGTTCAAGTCGGAAGGGGACGACATCATCTTGCTCGGTCCCACTCGGGAGGATTTGGGAGGGTCGGAGTACCTCAAGGTCGTGCAGGCTCGCGAGCAGGGGTCTCCTCCCTACTTGAATCTGGATACCGAGAAGGGACTTCAAGATTGTGTCCTGTCGCTGATTCGCGGCGGGCTGTTGCAATCTGCACACGATTGCTCGGATGGTGGGATTGCCGTTGCGTTGGCAGAAAGCTGTATCTCGGGATCCGAAGGGACTCGAGGCGCTGTGGTAACATTGCCCAAGGGGCGACTTCGCAACGATGCGGTCCTGTTCGGAGAGAGTCAGTCCCGTGTTGTAATTTCCGTGAAACCAAGCCAGCGCCAGGCGGTGCTCGACCATGCGAAATCGTCCGGCGTGCCGGCCGATGTGATCGGCAGGGTTTCTGGTGATCGCTTGGTCATCTCTGTCAGACATGAGGGAACAGAAGAATGTCTGATCGATCAGCCGGTATCAGGATTGTTGGATCGATGGGCATATGCTCTGGAGAGATCGCTGAATCACGTCTAA
- the purQ gene encoding phosphoribosylformylglycinamidine synthase subunit PurQ: MNIGVVVFPGSNCDHDCAHVVKDVLGHDVTMVWHKEASLAGLDAIVLPGGFSYGDYLRTGAIARFSPVMQAVKQFAGDGGLVLGICNGFQILLEAGLLPGAMLRNRSLHFVCKDVSVRVENAATPFTSLLKPGQILRIPVAHADGNYYTDPVTLAGLQANAQVAFRYCTADGKVVPEASPNGSLDNIAGICNAGGNVLGMMPHPERCVEALLGRDDGRALFQSMIMSLERKKLAAVR; the protein is encoded by the coding sequence ATGAACATCGGTGTCGTCGTTTTTCCTGGCAGTAATTGCGATCATGACTGTGCTCATGTCGTCAAAGACGTACTCGGTCATGATGTGACGATGGTGTGGCACAAGGAAGCGTCCTTGGCCGGATTAGATGCGATTGTCTTGCCGGGCGGGTTCTCCTACGGCGACTATTTGCGGACCGGTGCGATTGCGCGGTTTTCTCCGGTCATGCAGGCCGTCAAACAATTTGCCGGTGATGGCGGATTGGTACTCGGGATTTGTAATGGCTTTCAAATTCTGCTTGAGGCAGGCCTTTTGCCGGGCGCGATGTTGCGCAATCGTTCGCTGCATTTTGTCTGCAAAGACGTCTCTGTTCGGGTTGAGAATGCCGCTACGCCCTTTACGAGCTTATTGAAGCCGGGCCAGATTTTAAGAATTCCCGTCGCGCATGCAGATGGGAACTACTATACCGATCCTGTGACGTTGGCCGGTCTTCAGGCGAATGCCCAAGTGGCCTTTCGGTATTGTACGGCGGACGGCAAGGTGGTACCGGAGGCGAGCCCGAATGGCTCACTCGATAATATCGCAGGCATCTGCAATGCGGGGGGGAATGTTCTAGGCATGATGCCGCATCCGGAGCGCTGTGTTGAAGCCCTGCTAGGCCGTGACGATGGGCGTGCGCTCTTTCAATCGATGATCATGTCGTTGGAGCGAAAGAAGTTGGCGGCCGTGCGGTAG
- a CDS encoding tetratricopeptide repeat protein translates to MTLRNGLSEELNRQGNEHFSRGYYTEAYTCYAKALECDRLSGDQRALVATLGNLGNICAVSGRRDSAQAHYQEVLELQKIFGDEKGIGTTLANLGNLRADAGEWDRARAYYLEAMDLMIKTHDEAAQAVLLSDLGLVARETGDMEEAIGCYERSLALMRRLGNVAGVADAWRMIGRTYVIQKRYHEAIACCQTSQSIAERLHDELRTGGARYVLVQCYEELGQLQEATDLLEQVVYMDRKYRLPKLEENIQRLNMLRLRLADSGPSQGLRKMSA, encoded by the coding sequence ATGACGTTACGGAACGGCCTGTCCGAGGAACTGAATCGACAAGGGAATGAGCATTTTTCGAGGGGGTATTATACGGAGGCCTACACCTGTTATGCGAAGGCGTTGGAGTGCGACCGACTGAGTGGTGACCAGCGGGCCCTCGTCGCGACGCTTGGTAATCTTGGCAATATCTGTGCAGTGAGTGGACGACGAGATTCCGCTCAGGCGCATTATCAGGAGGTTTTGGAGCTCCAAAAAATCTTCGGCGATGAAAAAGGCATCGGAACGACGTTGGCCAACTTGGGGAACTTGCGTGCCGATGCCGGCGAATGGGATCGAGCTCGAGCGTATTATCTCGAAGCCATGGATCTTATGATCAAGACCCATGACGAGGCAGCGCAAGCGGTGCTCTTGTCCGATCTTGGCCTGGTGGCCCGTGAGACCGGTGACATGGAGGAAGCCATCGGCTGTTATGAACGGTCGTTGGCTTTGATGCGTCGCTTGGGGAATGTGGCAGGTGTCGCGGATGCCTGGCGGATGATCGGACGCACATACGTGATTCAAAAGCGCTATCATGAGGCCATCGCCTGCTGCCAAACGAGTCAGTCGATCGCCGAACGGTTGCATGACGAACTTCGCACCGGCGGTGCCAGGTACGTGCTGGTGCAGTGCTATGAGGAACTGGGGCAACTCCAAGAGGCAACCGATCTTCTCGAACAGGTCGTTTATATGGATCGGAAGTATCGGCTGCCAAAATTGGAAGAGAATATCCAGCGTCTCAATATGCTCCGTCTGCGCCTGGCAGATTCGGGTCCGTCACAAGGCCTTCGAAAGATGAGCGCATGA
- the purC gene encoding phosphoribosylaminoimidazolesuccinocarboxamide synthase, whose product MTTGELLYEGKAKKIFATGNPDQVIQYFKDDATAFNAQKRGTIVEKGVINNKVSERLFRLLEQGGIRTHFVERLNEREMLTKRVRIVPVEVVVRNTVAGSLAKRLGLKEGNRIDPALVEFYYKNDALGDPLVNDDHLRLMSVATPGVLRELRDLGHAVNKILKPFFAERKMQLVDFKLEFGVFHNKLILADEISPDTCRLWDMATGESMDKDRFRKDMGKIEEAYQEVLKRVCG is encoded by the coding sequence ATGACGACGGGAGAACTACTCTACGAAGGGAAGGCTAAAAAGATCTTTGCGACCGGGAATCCGGACCAGGTCATCCAGTATTTCAAGGACGATGCGACGGCCTTCAATGCACAGAAACGCGGCACCATCGTTGAAAAAGGGGTGATCAATAACAAGGTTTCGGAGCGGCTTTTTCGACTCTTGGAGCAAGGCGGAATCCGCACCCACTTCGTCGAGCGGTTGAACGAAAGGGAAATGCTGACGAAGCGGGTCAGAATCGTCCCGGTCGAGGTTGTGGTGCGGAATACGGTGGCCGGTAGTTTGGCGAAGCGGCTGGGATTGAAAGAAGGGAATCGGATTGATCCGGCGCTCGTTGAGTTCTACTACAAGAACGACGCACTCGGCGACCCACTGGTCAACGATGACCATTTGCGGCTGATGAGTGTCGCGACACCCGGTGTGTTGCGCGAGTTGCGCGACCTGGGGCACGCGGTGAATAAGATCCTGAAACCGTTCTTTGCCGAGCGGAAGATGCAGCTGGTGGATTTCAAGCTTGAGTTTGGTGTGTTTCATAACAAATTGATCCTGGCAGACGAAATCTCTCCGGACACCTGTCGTTTGTGGGATATGGCGACCGGCGAATCGATGGATAAGGATCGCTTTCGGAAGGATATGGGGAAGATCGAGGAGGCGTATCAGGAGGTGTTGAAACGGGTGTGTGGGTAG
- a CDS encoding PilZ domain-containing protein: protein MATSENDGKKAVQPRARPRVPVDYPASFTGDEASGQGTVTNLTLAGGEITSDRQPPGARPSIIIALAIVRWKDGERFGLEFVRFEGDAKEQLKDMLNQ, encoded by the coding sequence ATGGCGACATCAGAGAACGACGGGAAGAAAGCCGTGCAGCCCAGAGCTCGCCCACGTGTGCCGGTCGATTATCCTGCGTCATTCACCGGCGATGAGGCATCAGGCCAGGGAACCGTGACCAATCTGACGCTCGCCGGTGGCGAGATCACAAGTGACAGGCAACCTCCTGGTGCCCGACCCTCAATTATCATTGCCCTTGCGATCGTCCGGTGGAAAGACGGGGAGCGATTCGGTCTCGAATTTGTGCGGTTCGAAGGCGATGCCAAGGAACAGCTCAAGGACATGCTGAACCAGTAG
- a CDS encoding chlorite dismutase family protein: MKGAFFRTAMGIFLSLGFWCSSVSAGVDREKLLTDSGVYGSFAVFALDDQWGKLDSSVRIARLATLKGVVEQHREHVAIDLYLLRGLSDHADLLFRVHAMELRDTQAFLLDLKSSQFGRHLKIAGIMHGLTKKPTYVPGFSEQLKTDLTSPSEPGPKPYAIILPVKKSAEWWGLDRDRQVAMMQEHTAAALPYLKTVKRKLYHSTGLDDLDFITYFETSKLDDFHSLVLSLEKVKEFQYVRRLGHPTLLGVLQSVDEVIESLVQ, encoded by the coding sequence ATGAAGGGCGCGTTCTTCAGGACGGCGATGGGTATCTTCCTCTCCCTGGGATTCTGGTGTTCTTCGGTTTCTGCGGGGGTGGATCGGGAGAAACTTCTTACCGACTCGGGGGTCTATGGAAGTTTTGCCGTCTTTGCGCTCGATGACCAGTGGGGGAAGCTCGACTCTTCAGTCCGTATTGCTCGTCTGGCCACGCTCAAAGGGGTAGTGGAACAGCATCGGGAGCATGTGGCGATCGATCTCTATCTGCTTCGCGGCCTGTCTGATCATGCCGACCTGCTGTTCCGCGTTCATGCGATGGAATTGCGTGATACGCAAGCGTTTCTACTCGACTTGAAGAGCAGCCAATTCGGGCGACATCTTAAGATAGCCGGCATCATGCATGGGCTAACCAAGAAACCAACCTATGTACCTGGGTTTTCTGAGCAGCTGAAGACAGATCTTACGTCACCGAGCGAGCCAGGTCCGAAGCCCTATGCGATCATCCTCCCGGTCAAGAAATCAGCCGAGTGGTGGGGGCTGGATCGTGACAGGCAGGTTGCCATGATGCAGGAGCATACTGCAGCCGCTCTGCCGTACTTGAAGACGGTCAAGCGGAAACTCTATCACTCGACGGGTTTGGACGACCTGGACTTCATCACCTATTTTGAAACATCGAAGCTTGATGATTTTCATAGTCTGGTGCTGTCGCTTGAGAAGGTGAAGGAGTTCCAGTATGTTCGTCGCCTCGGTCATCCCACCCTTCTAGGGGTGCTGCAATCTGTGGACGAGGTTATTGAATCGTTGGTCCAGTGA
- the purF gene encoding amidophosphoribosyltransferase, producing the protein MHKELPIVSPDKFHDECAVFGVYGHEEAANLTYLGLYALQHRGQEASGIVAGDGEQFCIQKGMGLVADIFHKSVLAKLPGHMAIGHNRYSTTGGNDLKNVQPLTVNFALGNLALAHNGNLINAQMLRHELEAYGAIFQSTSDSEVIIHLIAHSRAGSFLSRVVDALNQVRGAFSVVLMTDNGLIAARDPYGLRPLCIGRLRSSWVVASETCAFDLLDAEYIREVEPGELIVINDQGLESHHPFPKTSPAMCVFEYVYFARPDSRIFGSEAVYTTRKALGRQLAQEAWVPADVVIPVPDSGVPAALGYAEGAGVRFEAGLIRNHYVGRTFIEPEQSIRHFGVKVKLNAVSEVLEGKRVVVIDDSLVRGTTSRKIVKMIRQAGATEVHMRISSPPIISPCFYGIDTPTKKELIASDHSTEEIRKYITADSLAYLSLDGMLKSAPKSPDQYCTACFTERYPIPFTRAEELQLGLFETAR; encoded by the coding sequence ATGCACAAAGAATTGCCGATCGTTTCTCCTGATAAGTTCCATGATGAATGTGCGGTTTTCGGTGTGTATGGTCACGAAGAAGCGGCCAATCTGACCTATTTGGGGCTGTACGCGTTACAACATCGTGGGCAAGAGGCCTCCGGGATCGTTGCGGGGGATGGGGAGCAGTTTTGCATTCAGAAAGGCATGGGCCTAGTGGCCGACATTTTCCACAAGTCGGTCTTGGCGAAGTTGCCAGGTCACATGGCCATCGGACATAACCGCTACTCCACCACCGGCGGCAATGATTTGAAGAATGTGCAGCCGCTGACGGTGAATTTTGCCCTTGGCAATCTCGCCTTGGCGCATAACGGAAATCTCATCAATGCCCAGATGCTTCGGCATGAGCTGGAGGCCTACGGGGCGATCTTCCAATCGACGTCGGATAGTGAGGTGATCATCCATCTCATCGCGCATTCGCGGGCAGGCTCCTTTCTCTCAAGAGTTGTCGATGCGCTGAATCAGGTGCGGGGGGCGTTCTCGGTGGTGTTGATGACCGACAACGGACTCATTGCCGCACGAGATCCCTATGGGCTGAGGCCGCTGTGTATCGGTCGGCTTCGTAGTAGCTGGGTTGTGGCTTCTGAGACCTGTGCCTTCGACTTGCTCGATGCCGAATATATTCGAGAAGTGGAACCAGGTGAGTTGATCGTGATCAACGATCAAGGATTGGAGAGCCACCATCCATTTCCCAAGACGTCTCCGGCCATGTGTGTGTTCGAGTATGTCTATTTCGCCAGGCCGGACAGCCGCATTTTTGGAAGTGAAGCGGTGTATACCACACGGAAGGCGTTGGGACGACAGTTGGCTCAAGAGGCATGGGTGCCGGCGGATGTCGTCATCCCGGTTCCAGACTCCGGTGTGCCGGCGGCTCTCGGTTATGCCGAAGGGGCGGGTGTGCGCTTCGAAGCAGGATTGATTCGCAACCACTATGTCGGAAGGACATTCATCGAACCGGAGCAGTCGATTCGTCACTTCGGGGTGAAGGTCAAACTCAACGCGGTATCCGAAGTCTTGGAGGGGAAACGCGTCGTGGTGATCGATGATTCGCTGGTTCGTGGTACGACGAGCCGGAAAATCGTGAAAATGATTCGGCAAGCTGGAGCAACGGAAGTCCACATGCGAATCAGTTCGCCGCCGATTATTTCGCCCTGTTTCTATGGGATCGATACACCGACCAAAAAGGAGTTGATCGCTTCCGACCATTCGACTGAAGAAATCCGCAAGTACATCACCGCCGACAGTTTGGCGTATCTCAGCTTGGACGGTATGTTGAAATCAGCACCCAAATCACCCGATCAGTACTGTACGGCTTGCTTTACGGAACGGTATCCCATCCCATTCACCCGCGCGGAAGAGCTGCAGCTCGGCCTGTTTGAGACAGCGCGCTGA
- a CDS encoding MBL fold metallo-hydrolase, whose amino-acid sequence MKQILPNIWQWSWFSDEKQLNFNGLLLTIGEHTILVDPPPMTPEARAIVRRHEPIDYILLTNRDHLREAPTYQAEWHCQLYVPELDAAQMEVNPTKTYKDGELLPGGIWVIQLSDQKSPGESALFIERGRGVLIVGDALIGQPSGELRLLPPEKYEDPAKAKKGLRRLLKYNFDSLLVGDGVSILVDAKLQVEELLAVPR is encoded by the coding sequence ATGAAACAAATCCTGCCCAACATTTGGCAATGGTCCTGGTTTTCAGATGAAAAGCAATTGAACTTCAACGGTCTGTTGCTGACGATCGGTGAGCACACGATTCTGGTAGATCCCCCACCGATGACTCCAGAGGCGCGAGCGATTGTCAGGCGTCATGAGCCGATCGATTACATCCTGTTGACGAACCGCGATCACCTTCGAGAAGCGCCAACCTATCAGGCTGAGTGGCATTGCCAACTGTATGTTCCTGAATTGGATGCAGCGCAGATGGAAGTGAATCCGACCAAAACGTATAAGGACGGCGAACTTCTGCCTGGCGGGATTTGGGTGATTCAGTTGTCGGATCAGAAGTCTCCTGGCGAATCCGCGCTGTTTATTGAACGAGGGCGAGGCGTGCTGATCGTGGGGGATGCGTTGATCGGTCAACCATCAGGTGAGCTTCGCTTGCTCCCTCCTGAAAAATACGAGGATCCGGCTAAGGCGAAGAAGGGGCTCCGCCGTCTCTTGAAGTACAACTTCGACAGCCTGCTGGTCGGAGATGGTGTTTCCATCCTTGTGGATGCAAAGCTACAGGTGGAAGAATTGTTGGCGGTGCCACGATGA
- a CDS encoding SAM-dependent methyltransferase, whose product MINRISTFNEFRDAISAYRLPRVLLAALEMDLFTVVGDRTWSLTALAKKLKVSERGLGILCRNLAAAGMLYKKGSVYRNSKLGATALNANHPTYRGGYLHLIRSHWTDWIRLAESIQSGLPLDHDVPDGPDHRRQFTWAMHHRTVEIAPEIAGHLHLGHAQNLLDLGGGPGTYALAFLAKNPRLRATVCDRVAALEVAKEIASTHKARERLSYLPLDFSQEPIPGTYDVVWYSNVLHIYSPKTNQAIFRRVRAALKPGGRFIIQDAFLHDREGLYPTEASLFALSMLLFTEQGDTYTVNETAKWLKQAGFVRIKPVPIRKGTEDWEDGIWEASAPGPRPRMIANQKGSSRNRKAH is encoded by the coding sequence GTGATAAATCGGATTTCGACATTCAACGAATTTCGTGATGCCATTTCCGCTTATCGATTGCCGAGAGTGCTGTTGGCCGCGCTCGAAATGGATCTTTTTACGGTGGTGGGTGATCGAACCTGGTCGCTGACCGCTCTCGCCAAGAAACTGAAAGTCAGCGAGCGGGGCCTTGGTATCCTCTGCCGCAATCTTGCCGCTGCTGGAATGTTATACAAGAAAGGGAGCGTCTATAGAAATAGCAAGCTTGGGGCGACAGCGCTGAATGCCAATCATCCCACCTATCGAGGCGGTTATCTTCATCTCATCAGGAGCCATTGGACCGACTGGATCCGGCTGGCGGAGTCCATCCAAAGTGGACTGCCGCTTGATCACGATGTGCCAGATGGACCGGACCATCGGCGCCAATTTACTTGGGCGATGCATCACCGGACGGTGGAAATTGCTCCGGAAATTGCGGGGCACCTGCATCTCGGTCACGCGCAAAACCTCTTGGATCTCGGTGGTGGGCCTGGTACCTATGCACTGGCATTTCTTGCAAAGAATCCAAGGTTGCGTGCCACAGTCTGTGATCGAGTGGCTGCGCTTGAGGTGGCCAAAGAAATCGCTTCTACCCACAAAGCGAGGGAGCGACTCTCCTATCTCCCGCTCGATTTCTCCCAAGAACCGATCCCTGGTACGTATGATGTCGTCTGGTACTCCAATGTGCTGCACATTTATTCACCGAAAACGAATCAGGCCATTTTTCGGAGAGTTCGTGCGGCCTTGAAGCCGGGTGGCCGATTCATCATCCAAGATGCCTTTCTGCACGACCGCGAAGGTCTGTATCCGACAGAAGCTAGTTTGTTTGCTCTCTCGATGCTCTTGTTTACTGAACAGGGGGATACCTATACGGTTAATGAGACGGCGAAGTGGCTGAAGCAAGCTGGTTTTGTCCGTATCAAACCCGTTCCGATTAGGAAGGGAACGGAGGATTGGGAGGACGGAATTTGGGAGGCATCAGCTCCTGGTCCACGGCCAAGAATGATTGCCAACCAAAAAGGATCAAGCAGAAATAGAAAAGCCCACTGA
- the purS gene encoding phosphoribosylformylglycinamidine synthase subunit PurS, producing the protein MVKAKIHVTLKQGILDPQGKAIEHALDSLGFKNAANVRVGKYMELDLNQTDKTKAETEVKAMCEKLLANTIIEEYRYELG; encoded by the coding sequence ATTGTGAAAGCTAAAATTCACGTTACGTTGAAACAAGGGATTCTCGATCCACAGGGTAAAGCCATTGAACACGCACTCGATTCGTTGGGGTTTAAAAATGCGGCCAATGTCCGCGTCGGGAAATATATGGAGTTGGATCTTAATCAGACTGATAAGACCAAGGCTGAGACTGAGGTGAAGGCTATGTGTGAAAAGCTCCTGGCGAATACCATCATTGAGGAGTATCGGTATGAGTTGGGGTAG
- a CDS encoding thiol-disulfide oxidoreductase DCC family protein, producing the protein MEPKDQKEQPVSLEACLLIYDEECRLCISVKNDFERRGISQTRTGIRFVPYQSEAARTALGQQYRPGRPETAFCIQPSGKILQGLDAFSPLLPHLPDGTLMQWGLRIGRVRQLAGWGYRLIARYRYRWFGVTQPARR; encoded by the coding sequence ATGGAGCCAAAGGATCAGAAGGAGCAGCCGGTATCCCTGGAGGCTTGTCTTCTGATTTATGACGAGGAATGTCGACTCTGTATCTCGGTAAAAAATGACTTTGAACGACGAGGAATTAGTCAAACAAGAACGGGTATCAGATTCGTCCCCTATCAGAGCGAAGCGGCCAGAACTGCTCTTGGGCAACAATATCGTCCTGGTCGACCTGAGACAGCTTTCTGCATCCAACCTTCCGGAAAGATTCTGCAGGGGCTTGATGCATTTTCCCCTCTTCTTCCTCATCTGCCTGACGGGACGCTGATGCAGTGGGGGTTACGGATCGGCAGGGTACGGCAGTTGGCGGGATGGGGCTATCGCCTCATAGCCCGCTATCGGTATCGATGGTTCGGCGTCACTCAACCTGCCAGGCGATAG